A genomic segment from Lignipirellula cremea encodes:
- a CDS encoding trypsin-like peptidase domain-containing protein → MAVFATLALLLAAAPGANDVVLLDFTASWCGPCQQMKPTVHRLAAAGFPVKEVDLDQNRALAQRLGVDKVPTFILLSNNQVVARTSGYTSYQALADMFSQAGYAPGQQQPEQQIAAQAPPAGRSRLAAPPVTQASHTAPAPATQPAESDIPQDRAEQIALFSTVRLKIEDSTGYSFGTGTVIDMHGDEALVLTCGHLFRDSAGKGRISVELFHPQAQGALPGRLISYDADQHDIGFVSFRPGMPLEPVRVGGPNLQSAVGSKVFSIGCNRGADATIRRSHVTHVNRYGGPDNIEVAGEPIQGRSGGGLFNAAGELIGVCNAADPKDNEGVYAALKSVQFHLDRIGQGRIYTGENAIAQAAPAAVRPTTPARSVADNAELDVNPAAYFAEREARAARADNDVEVIVVVRSKSRPENSRTMILPNLPQSLVQQLEAHHRQQHPTSEPVQAPPAGSPIIRAQSE, encoded by the coding sequence GTGGCCGTATTTGCAACACTCGCACTCTTGCTAGCAGCAGCACCCGGTGCGAATGATGTCGTTCTGCTTGACTTCACTGCCTCGTGGTGTGGTCCCTGCCAGCAGATGAAACCGACCGTCCACCGTTTGGCGGCCGCCGGCTTTCCCGTCAAAGAAGTCGATCTCGATCAGAATCGCGCCCTGGCCCAGCGGCTGGGTGTGGATAAAGTCCCCACGTTCATTCTGCTCTCCAATAACCAGGTGGTCGCCCGGACCTCGGGATACACCAGCTACCAGGCCCTGGCGGACATGTTCAGCCAGGCCGGCTACGCTCCTGGACAGCAACAGCCCGAGCAGCAGATCGCCGCCCAGGCCCCGCCTGCCGGTCGATCGCGGTTGGCGGCCCCGCCTGTCACCCAGGCCAGCCATACGGCTCCCGCCCCTGCGACCCAGCCTGCGGAGTCCGATATCCCGCAGGATCGAGCCGAGCAGATCGCCCTGTTCTCGACCGTGCGACTGAAAATTGAAGACAGCACCGGTTACTCGTTCGGTACGGGAACCGTGATCGACATGCACGGCGACGAAGCCCTGGTGTTGACCTGCGGCCATCTTTTCCGGGATTCGGCCGGCAAGGGACGGATCTCGGTCGAGCTGTTTCATCCGCAAGCCCAAGGCGCGCTGCCGGGCCGGTTGATCAGTTACGACGCCGACCAGCATGACATTGGCTTTGTCAGCTTCCGCCCCGGGATGCCGCTGGAGCCGGTCCGTGTCGGCGGCCCGAACCTGCAGTCGGCAGTGGGCAGCAAGGTATTCTCGATTGGTTGCAATCGCGGAGCGGACGCAACCATTCGTCGCAGTCATGTCACGCACGTCAATCGTTACGGGGGGCCCGACAACATCGAAGTCGCTGGCGAACCGATCCAGGGTCGTTCCGGCGGCGGACTGTTCAACGCCGCGGGCGAGCTGATCGGCGTCTGCAATGCGGCCGATCCCAAGGATAACGAAGGCGTTTACGCCGCACTCAAGTCGGTGCAGTTTCATCTCGACCGAATCGGCCAGGGTCGCATCTACACCGGCGAAAACGCAATCGCCCAGGCGGCTCCGGCCGCCGTCCGGCCGACGACTCCGGCTCGGTCGGTTGCTGACAATGCGGAACTCGATGTGAATCCGGCCGCGTATTTCGCTGAACGGGAAGCCCGCGCGGCCCGTGCCGACAACGACGTGGAAGTCATCGTGGTGGTGCGATCCAAGTCGCGCCCTGAAAACAGCCGGACGATGATCCTGCCGAACCTGCCGCAGTCGCTGGTCCAGCAGCTGGAAGCCCATCATCGCCAGCAGCACCCGACCAGCGAACCTGTCCAGGCTCCGCCTGCCGGCAGCCCGATCATCCGGGCCCAGTCGGAGTAA
- a CDS encoding isoleucine--tRNA ligase: MFDPVPSNPQFPQLEEQILAFWKEESVYEKTLARRASSPRFVFYEGPPTANGMPHPGHCLTRAIKDIFPRYRTMRGYLCERKAGWDTHGLPVEVEVCKELGIHSKEEIEAYGVEPFIHKCQESVWRYMQEWERLTERIGFWLKLEEAYVTYHQSYVESVWWSLKNLFDRGLLYQGHKIVWWWAQGGTALSSGEVGEGYRETADPSVFVRFPLLDASGQLEKGDLPMSLLVWTTTPWTLPSNQFAAVHPDLEYTIARDAESGERFVLASALVETVAGKAKREFVAESTLPGSELIGRRYQPPFDYYAKTLADTQGELVAGGQQSLYWRVVAADFVTTDSGSGVVHQAPAFGEVDYEVLQQERERFVGDQGPDLLCAVGPDGKFTAEAPDYQGRWVKEADKDISRELRERGVLFHLDQYLHDYPFCPRAPEDPLIQYPRRSWFIRTTDFKDRMQENNQEINWLPPHIRDGRFGNFLESNVDWALSRERYWGTPLPIWVCQETGQMEAVANYDDLLAKPGIKGTDVWDQAKAAKPELCDDLRVHKPYIDAVTYDSPFAPGARMQRVTEVIDCWYDSGAMPFAQWGYPHQGEEKFEEQFPADFISEAIDQTRGWFYSQLAISTMLFGDKQSSDAPAVRDFPHPFRTCIVLGLMLAEWWEDKSGAVFLSDEDARAKGEEPITKKIGKMSKRLRNYRAPQEIFDAYGADALRWYFFANQAPWSSIIYAERAIKDSIPEFLLRMWNVYRFFVEYANIDGFDPSQLITGHVEQLTADELAQGEGYRPAAQRSELDRWVLSELHRTLRTVVDRMDAYDNYTAAGALNEFGDTLSNWWLRRSRPRFWSSEKDSAAKLDAHWTLYECLVTLAKAIAPFTPFLAETLWQNLAGMFGDRVLQSVHLCDYPTPVESDIDDDLSNEMRLIREVVSLCHNVRKENVLKVRQPLSKAEVVLNDASQRQQIEKHAQLIAEEVNVKLVECTDQADKYITYQVVPNFKALGPRVGKLMPGVKKALAQGDGDAMYHEMASTGQILLTVGDETIALTTAEIEIRLQAKPGWAASQGKNCVVVLSIELTPDLISEGQARDVNRMVQDLRKELDLQMDDRIALAVVTSSEELRAALVANAEYLQRETLAETLTFDPIDDATPATRELGDCALDLYVKRLDR, encoded by the coding sequence ATGTTTGATCCGGTTCCTTCGAATCCCCAATTCCCGCAACTCGAAGAGCAGATCCTCGCGTTCTGGAAAGAAGAGTCCGTCTACGAGAAAACGCTCGCCCGCAGGGCTTCGTCCCCCCGGTTCGTTTTCTACGAAGGTCCGCCGACCGCCAACGGCATGCCGCATCCGGGCCACTGCCTGACCCGGGCCATCAAGGATATCTTCCCGCGATACCGCACCATGCGGGGCTATCTGTGCGAACGGAAAGCCGGCTGGGATACGCACGGCCTGCCGGTCGAGGTCGAAGTCTGCAAAGAACTGGGCATCCACTCCAAAGAAGAGATCGAAGCCTACGGCGTGGAGCCGTTTATCCATAAGTGCCAGGAAAGCGTCTGGCGGTACATGCAGGAGTGGGAGCGACTGACGGAGCGGATCGGTTTCTGGCTCAAACTCGAAGAGGCTTACGTCACCTATCATCAGTCGTACGTGGAAAGCGTCTGGTGGTCGCTCAAGAATCTGTTCGACCGCGGGCTGCTCTACCAGGGACACAAGATCGTTTGGTGGTGGGCCCAGGGCGGCACCGCTCTGTCCAGCGGCGAAGTCGGCGAAGGCTATCGCGAAACGGCCGATCCCAGCGTGTTCGTCCGCTTCCCCCTGCTCGATGCCAGCGGCCAGCTGGAAAAGGGCGACCTGCCGATGTCGCTGCTCGTCTGGACGACCACTCCCTGGACGCTGCCCAGCAACCAGTTCGCCGCCGTGCATCCCGACCTGGAATACACCATCGCTCGCGACGCCGAATCGGGCGAACGCTTTGTCCTGGCCAGCGCGCTCGTGGAAACGGTCGCCGGCAAAGCAAAACGAGAGTTCGTCGCCGAGTCCACGCTGCCCGGCTCCGAGCTGATCGGCCGCCGATACCAGCCGCCGTTTGACTACTACGCCAAAACGCTGGCCGACACCCAGGGCGAACTGGTCGCAGGCGGCCAGCAGTCGCTGTACTGGCGCGTGGTCGCCGCCGACTTTGTCACCACCGATAGCGGCTCCGGCGTGGTGCACCAGGCGCCGGCCTTTGGCGAGGTCGACTACGAAGTCCTGCAGCAGGAGCGAGAGCGTTTTGTGGGCGACCAGGGCCCCGATCTGCTCTGTGCGGTCGGCCCCGATGGGAAGTTCACGGCCGAAGCGCCCGACTACCAGGGCCGCTGGGTCAAAGAGGCCGATAAAGACATCAGCCGCGAGCTGCGCGAACGGGGCGTGCTGTTCCACCTGGACCAGTACCTGCACGACTACCCGTTCTGCCCCAGGGCGCCGGAAGACCCGCTGATCCAGTACCCCCGCCGCAGCTGGTTCATCCGCACGACCGACTTCAAAGACCGGATGCAGGAGAACAACCAGGAGATCAACTGGCTGCCGCCCCACATTCGCGACGGCCGCTTCGGCAACTTCCTGGAATCCAACGTCGACTGGGCCCTGTCGCGGGAACGCTACTGGGGCACGCCGCTGCCGATCTGGGTCTGCCAGGAAACGGGCCAGATGGAAGCAGTCGCCAACTACGACGATCTGCTCGCTAAACCGGGCATCAAGGGAACCGATGTCTGGGACCAGGCAAAGGCCGCCAAACCCGAGCTGTGCGACGATCTCCGCGTGCACAAACCGTACATCGATGCCGTCACGTACGACTCGCCCTTCGCCCCCGGCGCCCGGATGCAACGGGTGACCGAGGTGATCGACTGCTGGTACGACTCCGGCGCCATGCCGTTCGCCCAGTGGGGTTACCCGCACCAGGGAGAAGAGAAGTTTGAAGAGCAGTTTCCGGCCGACTTCATCAGCGAAGCGATCGATCAGACCCGCGGCTGGTTCTACAGCCAGCTGGCCATCAGCACCATGCTCTTTGGCGACAAACAGTCCAGCGACGCCCCGGCCGTGCGAGACTTCCCGCATCCGTTCCGCACCTGCATTGTGCTCGGCCTGATGCTGGCCGAATGGTGGGAAGACAAGTCCGGCGCCGTGTTCCTGTCCGATGAAGACGCTCGGGCCAAGGGGGAAGAACCGATCACGAAAAAGATCGGCAAAATGTCCAAGCGGCTCCGCAACTACCGCGCGCCGCAAGAGATTTTTGACGCCTACGGAGCCGACGCGCTGCGGTGGTATTTCTTTGCCAACCAGGCGCCGTGGAGTTCCATCATCTATGCGGAACGGGCGATCAAGGACAGCATCCCTGAGTTCCTGCTGCGAATGTGGAACGTCTATCGGTTCTTTGTCGAATACGCCAACATCGACGGCTTCGATCCCAGCCAGCTGATCACCGGTCACGTCGAACAGCTGACAGCCGACGAACTGGCCCAGGGCGAAGGCTACCGCCCCGCGGCCCAGCGCTCGGAACTGGATCGCTGGGTGCTGAGCGAACTGCATCGCACCCTGCGTACCGTCGTCGACCGGATGGACGCCTACGACAACTACACCGCCGCCGGCGCCTTGAACGAGTTCGGCGACACGCTCAGCAACTGGTGGCTGCGGCGCAGTCGTCCCCGTTTCTGGAGCAGCGAAAAAGACTCCGCCGCCAAGCTCGACGCGCACTGGACCCTGTACGAGTGCCTGGTCACGCTGGCCAAGGCGATCGCTCCGTTCACGCCCTTCCTGGCCGAAACGCTATGGCAAAACCTGGCCGGAATGTTTGGCGACCGTGTGCTGCAAAGCGTGCATCTGTGCGACTACCCCACGCCGGTCGAAAGCGACATCGACGACGACCTGTCGAACGAAATGCGACTGATCCGCGAAGTGGTCTCCTTGTGTCATAACGTCCGCAAAGAGAACGTCCTCAAAGTCCGCCAGCCGCTGTCCAAGGCGGAGGTCGTTCTGAACGACGCCTCCCAGCGGCAACAGATCGAAAAACACGCCCAGCTGATCGCCGAAGAGGTGAACGTCAAGCTGGTCGAGTGCACCGACCAGGCCGACAAGTACATCACCTACCAGGTCGTCCCCAACTTCAAAGCACTTGGACCGCGCGTTGGCAAATTGATGCCGGGCGTCAAAAAGGCGCTGGCCCAGGGCGACGGCGACGCCATGTACCACGAGATGGCTTCGACGGGCCAGATCCTGCTGACCGTTGGCGACGAAACCATCGCCCTGACAACCGCCGAGATTGAAATCCGCCTGCAGGCCAAGCCTGGCTGGGCTGCCTCGCAGGGGAAAAACTGCGTGGTCGTGCTGTCAATCGAACTCACGCCCGATCTGATCAGCGAAGGACAGGCCCGCGACGTAAATCGCATGGTGCAGGATCTGCGCAAAGAGCTCGACCTGCAGATGGACGACCGCATCGCCCTGGCGGTGGTCACCAGCAGCGAAGAACTGCGGGCCGCGCTCGTCGCCAACGCCGAGTATCTGCAGAGGGAAACGCTGGCGGAAACGCTGACCTTCGACCCGATCGACGACGCCACGCCCGCCACGCGTGAACTGGGCGACTGCGCCCTGGACCTGTACGTGAAGCGGCTCGACCGTTAA
- a CDS encoding outer membrane protein assembly factor BamB family protein, whose product MRFVLLISGLAAGFGLAALLAASTPVVGAEPADGVEIYRTTLIKHGFLPTTAGALDYLRRIELDEKQQERITALVHQMGDRNYRRREAATHELTLLPAPNRELTRAIESENPEIRWRAKLVVQKNQHDSSAMLTAALKLVAHDPSGAGLEDLLPALPWCQAAHMRLAAQAAMLAVAAPQDYPRLKELLTSGEPAERVAAFYVLSQKLPAEEHDLLRAVLKQSDDQVVLAAAKMLADIGDRASLPALIRLLESPDDGVRVDAIGALRAFTGQYFAYQPHKPPAEQVSHLTQWRDWLAEHGADAELRFPLGQFRDGRGDLGGNTLVATGSAGKVLELDPSGKIVWSFDISSWSAEKLPNGNVLIASYASNRVVVVDREGKVVWEMPSINAMTARPLRGGNFLLADFNGNRVIEVNEAKATVWEHKTPDNCFDAFRLPSGNTIFGCPNLVQEVSADGELVREWKIPGRLNGFQPLPNGNLLIANYGEGKITELSPSGKVLWEFAETGPCDVFRLADGGMLVTTSSHVIEVGPDLKVVKEIVKSNYGSARR is encoded by the coding sequence ATGCGTTTCGTACTCTTGATCAGCGGTCTGGCTGCCGGTTTTGGGTTGGCTGCGCTGCTGGCAGCGTCGACGCCGGTTGTCGGCGCAGAGCCGGCCGACGGAGTCGAAATCTATCGAACTACGCTGATTAAACATGGGTTTCTGCCGACGACCGCTGGTGCGCTTGACTATCTCAGACGGATCGAACTCGACGAAAAACAGCAGGAGCGGATTACTGCGCTGGTGCATCAAATGGGCGATCGGAACTATCGCCGCCGGGAAGCAGCCACCCATGAGCTGACGCTGCTGCCTGCGCCGAACCGGGAGCTGACCCGTGCGATCGAAAGTGAGAATCCCGAAATTCGCTGGCGAGCCAAACTGGTCGTGCAGAAGAACCAGCACGATTCGTCGGCAATGCTGACAGCGGCGCTCAAGCTGGTCGCGCACGATCCCAGTGGAGCAGGGCTGGAAGATCTGTTACCGGCGTTGCCCTGGTGCCAGGCCGCCCATATGCGACTGGCGGCGCAAGCGGCCATGCTGGCGGTCGCTGCCCCGCAGGACTATCCACGACTAAAAGAGCTGTTGACCTCGGGCGAGCCTGCGGAGCGGGTTGCCGCCTTTTATGTCCTGTCGCAGAAACTGCCCGCGGAAGAGCACGACTTGCTCCGCGCGGTGCTGAAGCAAAGCGATGACCAGGTGGTTCTTGCCGCGGCGAAAATGCTGGCGGATATTGGCGACCGAGCCAGTTTGCCGGCCCTGATTCGTCTGTTGGAGTCGCCTGACGACGGCGTACGCGTGGATGCAATTGGCGCGTTGCGGGCCTTTACCGGGCAATACTTCGCTTATCAGCCGCACAAACCGCCCGCCGAACAGGTCAGCCATTTGACCCAGTGGCGGGACTGGCTGGCGGAACATGGAGCCGATGCGGAGTTGCGGTTCCCCCTCGGCCAGTTTCGCGATGGCCGCGGCGACCTGGGCGGCAATACGCTGGTCGCGACGGGTTCTGCGGGGAAGGTGCTGGAGCTGGACCCGTCGGGCAAGATCGTCTGGAGTTTCGATATCAGCTCCTGGAGCGCCGAGAAACTGCCCAATGGAAACGTGTTGATTGCCTCGTATGCTTCCAATCGGGTGGTCGTAGTCGATCGCGAAGGCAAGGTCGTCTGGGAAATGCCGTCTATTAACGCCATGACGGCCCGACCGCTGCGCGGGGGGAACTTCCTGCTCGCCGATTTCAACGGCAACCGGGTCATCGAAGTGAATGAGGCCAAAGCGACGGTCTGGGAACACAAGACGCCGGACAACTGCTTTGATGCGTTTCGTTTGCCCAGCGGAAACACCATTTTTGGTTGCCCCAATCTGGTGCAGGAGGTATCCGCCGACGGGGAACTGGTCCGCGAATGGAAGATCCCGGGACGCTTGAACGGGTTTCAGCCTCTGCCCAACGGCAACCTTTTAATCGCCAACTATGGCGAAGGGAAGATCACCGAACTTTCTCCGTCAGGGAAAGTCTTGTGGGAATTCGCCGAGACGGGGCCGTGCGACGTGTTCCGACTGGCGGACGGCGGCATGCTGGTGACGACCTCGTCGCATGTGATCGAAGTCGGCCCTGATTTGAAGGTCGTGAAAGAGATCGTCAAATCAAACTATGGATCGGCCCGACGCTAG
- a CDS encoding C45 family autoproteolytic acyltransferase/hydolase codes for MIPLAWDALLTMVEVPARVTAMPHSRPPRYREIEASGPPRELGRQIGEAAGEEVRAFCDMALARVQKTCAISREKAYDVARRSGQFAERYRPDLVDELRGTAEAAGVELDDLLLLQVRNQLQPEASEGCTSLSSIARGQGLVGQNWDNDPALDAATVVITRRPNGKPAYISCGQAGLISYMGFNDRGVGACVNTLPAPSREVGTPHYFTLRELFEAGSLEEATQAVRRAERAIPVNIMLTTPEGPADLEASIEEVFVLRPESHERLYHTNHCLHAQLQPHNAVFPELIQSHDREQRLRTLFAGIDGETDLAAMQQILRDHDNHPRSICRHANSDPQYGFWETVFSIICAPAEGQLYISRGNPCEQPYEVYSLN; via the coding sequence GTGATTCCCCTTGCCTGGGATGCCCTGTTAACAATGGTCGAAGTTCCCGCCCGAGTGACCGCCATGCCGCACAGCCGCCCTCCCCGTTATCGCGAGATTGAAGCCAGCGGTCCGCCGCGGGAACTGGGACGTCAGATCGGGGAAGCGGCCGGAGAGGAAGTCCGGGCGTTCTGCGACATGGCCCTCGCCCGCGTGCAGAAGACCTGCGCGATCAGTCGGGAAAAGGCGTACGACGTGGCCCGTCGCAGCGGCCAGTTCGCCGAGCGTTACCGGCCCGACCTGGTCGATGAACTGCGCGGTACAGCGGAAGCCGCCGGTGTAGAGCTCGACGACCTGCTGCTCCTGCAGGTTCGTAACCAGCTGCAGCCGGAAGCCAGCGAGGGCTGCACTTCGCTTTCCTCCATCGCACGGGGACAGGGGCTTGTCGGCCAGAACTGGGACAACGACCCGGCCCTGGATGCGGCGACGGTCGTGATTACCCGTCGTCCCAACGGAAAACCAGCCTATATCAGCTGCGGCCAGGCGGGACTGATCTCTTATATGGGGTTCAACGACCGGGGAGTCGGAGCCTGTGTGAACACCCTGCCGGCTCCCAGTCGCGAAGTCGGCACCCCGCACTACTTCACTTTGCGGGAACTTTTTGAGGCCGGCTCGCTGGAAGAAGCGACCCAGGCGGTGCGCCGCGCTGAGCGTGCGATACCTGTTAATATTATGCTGACCACGCCCGAAGGCCCGGCGGACTTGGAAGCCTCGATCGAAGAGGTCTTTGTGCTGCGGCCCGAATCTCACGAACGGCTGTACCACACCAATCACTGCCTGCACGCGCAGCTGCAGCCGCACAACGCGGTGTTCCCCGAGTTGATCCAGTCCCATGATCGCGAACAGCGCTTGCGGACCCTGTTTGCCGGAATCGACGGGGAAACCGACCTGGCCGCGATGCAGCAGATTTTGCGCGATCACGATAACCACCCGCGTTCGATCTGTCGCCACGCCAATTCCGACCCCCAGTATGGATTCTGGGAAACGGTGTTTTCGATCATCTGTGCGCCGGCCGAAGGTCAGCTTTACATCAGCCGCGGCAACCCCTGCGAGCAGCCTTACGAGGTCTACTCGCTCAATTAA